Within Schumannella luteola, the genomic segment TGAGCACGGGCAGTCCGAGCTGCGAGCTGAGCACGATCGAGTCGAGGAGGTCCTGCTTGTGGGGCACGCTGACCTCGGGGTCGGGATGCGTGGGGTTGCCGTTGGCGTTGAGGATCGCGAGGTTCACGCCGGCGTCGGCGAAGACCTGCTGGAACTCGTCGCGCGCGGCGGCGCTGGTCGAGAGCACCGCCGGGTCGCAGTGGCGGCGGATGTTGAACCCGGCCGAGGGCACCTCGGCGTCGGTGATGCCCCACGCCTTCGCGCGGGCGAGCGCCTCGGCGAGGGGGAGGTCGAGGAGGGCGGCGAGGTACAGGCCGACTCTCATCGGGTCGTCGTCTCGGTCATGGAGCTTCCTTGCTTCGTGGGGAGGTCTGATGCGGGCACTGGTGCAGTGGCCCGCGATCTGCGAGATTAGACCGGTCTAATATGACTGTCAACACGACCGGCCCATGCCGGGCGTGAGCATCCACCTCCCGGTCGCCCCCACGCCCCGCGCCGAGGGTCGCAGAACCAGAAACAGGACCGTTCGATGACGATCACCGCAACCGAGGCCCGCCCGCGCACGCTGCGCGTCGCCCTCATCGGCGGCGGGCTCATGGCCCGCTCGCACTCCTTCGCCTACAACTCGCTGCCGAGTCTGTTCCCCGAGCTCGGCGTCGTGCCCGAGCTGTCGATCCTCGCCGACGTCGACGACGAGCGGGCCCGTGCCGCCGCCGCGCAGCTCGGCTTCGCCCGCTTCACGAGCGACTGGCGCGAGGCGGTCACGGCCGACGACATCGACGTCGTCGACATCGTGACCCCCAACTCGCTGCACTTCGACATCGCGATGGCCGCGATCGCCGCCGGCAAGCACGTCTACTGCGAGAAGCCCCTCGCGATCACCGTCGACGAGGCGCGGCGGATGCGCGATGCCGCCCGCGTGGCCGGCGTGCGCACCATCGTCGGATTCTCGTACCTCGGCGGCCCCGGCATCCAGCTCGCGAAGCAGTTCGTCGATGACGGCACGCTCGGCGACATCTGGCAGATCAAGTCGCACTTCTTCGCCGACGGCAACGCCGACCCGTCGCTGCCGCGCACCTGGCACTACGAGCGTGCCAAGGCCGGTCTGGGATCGCTCGGCGACCTCGGCTCGCACGTCATCTCGCTGGTCGAGTTCCTCGGCGGGCCCGTGGACGAGGTGTTCGGCGAGCTCGCGACCGTCGTGCCCGAGCGCCCCCGCGCGGTCGGCGCGCTCTCCTACGGCTCGAAGGCCGAAGAGGGGGCGCCGCTCGATCCCGTCGAGAACGACGACATCGCGACCGTCGTCGCCCGCCTCTCGGGCGGCGCCCGCGCCCTGATCGAGACCAGCCGCGTCGCCAACGGGCACTCCTTCGACCTGGCGCTCGAGATCGTCGGATCGAAGGGATCGCTGCGCTTCAGTCAGCAGGATTCCTACGCGGTCGACCTCTTCCTGCGCGGCGAGCAGGCGCAGCGCTTCACCGGCACGACGGCGATCACGATGGGCCCGCAGCACGGCGACTACGCCGCGTACTGGCCGTTCGGCGGAGTCACGCTGGGCCTGCACGAGCAGAAGGCGATCGAGGTGCGCAACCTGTTCCGCGCGATCGTCGAGGGCCACGAGGCCTACCCGTCGTTCGAGCAGGGCGCGAGCGTGGTCGAGGTGCTCGACGCCGCGCAGCGCTCGAGCGACGAGCGCGTCTGGGTCGACGTCGCCCGCTGACTGGACGACGGCGTCGGAAACACCGAAGCCCCGGCCCCGCGTGAGCGGGAGCCGGGGCTTCGTGCATCCGGGATGCGATGCGCGCCGACGTCAGGCCGCGATGCCCAGGCGGCGGATGCTCTCGTGGCGCATCCACACGGCGTTCTCGTGAGCCTTCTCCTCCTGCGAGAAGACGGCGACGGTCGCGATGCCGTCGAACTCGACCTCCTTGAGGGCGGCGAAGAACGCGTCGAGGTCGACCTCGCCCTGGCCGTAGGGCAGGTGCTGATGCACGGTCGCGTTGGTCTCGGCCGGGTTGAGTAGGTAGCGGCGGCCGCCCGAGGCGCGGTAGTCGAAGCTGTCGGCGAGGTGCAGGTGCTTGAGGTCCTTGCCCGCGTAGCGCACGATCTCGGCGATGTCGTGGCCCTGGTAGAAAGTGTGCGGCACGCAGTAGAGGAAGCCGACGTTCTTCGAGTTGAGGCCGCGGATGAAGCGGATCGCCTCGATGCCGTCTTCGATGAAGTCGTCGGGGTGCGGCTCGATGTTGAGCTTGATCCCCTCCTTCTCGAGGCGGGGCAGGATGACCTCCATCGACTTGAGGAACTGGCCCTCGCTGCGCTCCGACTGCTCGGGGCGGCCCGAGAACTCGGAGTTCATCTGGTCGACGCCGAGCTCGACCGTGATGTCGATCGAGCGCAGCCATGAGCGCACCGCGGCCTGGCGCTGGTCTTCGTCGGGGCTCGACCAGCGCAGGATCGGCAGCACCGACGCGATCTGCACGCCGGTCTCCTTCAGCGAGCGCTTGAGCGTCTGCACGAGGTCGTCGTTCGCGCGCGGGTAGAGGTAGAAGGGGAAGAAGTCGTCGCGCTGCGAGAACTCGATGTACTCGTAGCCGAGCTCGGCGACGGTGCGCACCATCTCGGGGATCGGCAGGTGCCGGAATGGCAGCGGGTCGATGGTGAGTTTCATGAACGGGCTCCTGGTGTCGTGGATCGCGGCGGCCGAGCTGCGCCGGCGATGGAGATCCGCGCCGGAGCGCGACAGCGCACTCGCAACGCAAACTAGACCGGTCTAATATGTCCTGTCAAACCCCGACACCTGTCGAGGATATGGCCTATTGACAGAACAAAATAGACCGGTCTAACGTTCGTGGCGGATGCCCGCATCCACCCACAGCACCATCCCCTCGCATCGCCTCATCCATTCATCGGGCGACAGCAGTGAAGTCGGCCATCCTGGTCGGCACAGCAGCGTCGCTGACAACGAAAGGAGCTGGGACATGGTCGTCTCGCTCACCCGCCGCCCGTCTCGTCGCCGCCGAGCCCTGCTCGCGGCCGTCCCCGTCATCGCCGGCCTCACGGTCGCCGCGCTCGCCGGCTGCACCTCCGGCGGCGCCGGCACCGCGACCGGCACGACCGACGACGACGCCAAGGGCGTCAACATCGTCATCATCGGCGGCGCCAGCGACGACGCATTCTTCTCGTCGATCAAGCGCGGTGTCGACGACGCCAAGAAGGTCGTCGAGTCGCACGGCGGCAAGGTCACCTACCTCGCGCTCAAGGACTACAACAACATCGGCCCCGACGCCGCCCAGCTCGTGAAGAACGCGCTCGGCCAGAAGCCCAGCCTCATCGCCGTGCCCGACTGGGTGCCCGAGGCCGAGAATCCGGCCATCAAGTCGGTCGTCGACGCCGGTATCCCGGTCATCCTCTACAACGCAGGCGGCTACGAGGAGGCCGAGAAGGTCGGCGCGCTGACCTACATCGGCACCGACGAGTACCTGGCCGGCGTGGCCGGCGGCGAGGCGCTCGGCAAGGCCGGCGTGAAGAAGAACGTCTGCGTCAACACCGTGCCCGGTGCGCAGAACCTCGAAGACCGATGCCGCGGCGTGGCCGACGGACTGAAGAAGAGCGGCGGCGAGTCGACTCAGCTCTCGCTCGCCGGCTCGAGCTACGGAAATCAGACCGCGGTGTCGCAGGCCATCAAGGCCGCGCTGCAGAAGGACTCCGACGTCGACGGTCTCGCTACGGTCGGCGGTTCCGACGCGGCCGCCGCCCTCGATGCGCTCAAGCAGTCGGGCGTCGGCGACAAGGTCAAGTACGTGCACTTCAACGTCGACTCCAAGATCCTCGACGCGGTCAAGTCGGGCGTCGCCTACGCGACGATCGACCAGCAGCCGTACCTGCAGGGCTTCTACGCCGTGTCGGCCGGCTTCCAGTACGTGACCTACGGTCTCGATACCCCGACCAAGCCGATCCTCACCGGCCCGCTCGTGGTGGATAAGGACAACGTCGACAAGGCCGTGAGCGGCGCCAAGGCCGGCGTGCGCTGATCCCGGCGGGGGGATGCCCTGGGCGTCTCGGCATCCCCCTTCTCCCGACGGTGCGGCTGTGGTGGCCGCCGTCGGGGTGCGGAGGCGGCCACGCAGGGCCGCCGATGGTGCGGCGGGCGCCGGGCGGGAGACCGTGCCGGCGCCCGCTGTGGTCGCTCCCGAGTGAGGGGCCCGCCGACGCCGCACGTGGCAGACGGCCGGAATGGATCGTGACGAGGTCAGGGGGCCGACATGGCTGAGGGACTCGCGCTCGCCGAGGGCGACATCTTCGAGATCGACCGCACCGCGGGAGATCGCGTCGCGGTGATCGCCCGAGGAGGCGACGACGCATCGCGCGTCCGTCGCCTCACCATCGAGGGCAGCTCGGCCCGGCAGCGGGAGGTCCTCATCGACGAGCTGATCGCCGCGCTCATCGAACTGCGCGATGCCTGACCTCCGGGCTCCGGCGCTCGAATCAGAGCCGTGAACGCCTCGACGACGAAGGGACAACGCTGTGAAAAGCCGAGAGCACATCCGTATCGCCGTGATCGGCGCCGGGACGATGGGTCTCGACCACATCCGTCGGCTCACTCGTTCGACGAGGGGCGCCGAGGTCGTCGCCGTGATCGAGCCGGATGCGGGGCGCGGTGCGGTGGGTGTCGAGAGCTCAGAGGGTTCGGCGGTGTGGCATCCGGATCTGACGAGCGCGATCGCGGACGGCGGCATCGATGCCGCCGTCGTCGCCTCACCGGGCGCCTTCCACGAGGCGGCGCTGCACGAACTGCTCGACGCGGGGCTGCCGACGCTGTGCGAGAAGCCCCTGACCCTCGATGCCGTGAGCGCTCGCCGGGTCGTCGATCACGAGATCGCGATCGGGCGCCGGCTGATCTCGGTCGGGTTCCATCGTCGCTTCGACGACGGCTACCGCGCGCTCCGCTCGGTCGCGCGCGCCGCCGCGTTCGGCGATCTGCTGCTGCTGCACTGCCGGCACCGCAATCCCGACCTGCCTCCGGGCTGGGATGACGCGCTTCTGATCGAGGATGCTGCCGCGCACGAGATGGACATCGTCGCGTGGCTCGCGGGTGAGCCGGTCGTCTCGGTCGAGGTGCGGCGCGGCAAGAGCAGTCGCCATGCGCGGGACGGCGTGAGCGATCCGATCATGCTGCTGTTGCGCACCGAATCGGGAGTGCTCGCCGACGTCGAGATCAACATGAGCTCGCAGGCGGCCTACCAGGTCGCGACCGAAGCCGTGTTCGAGGCGGGCAGCGTCGTCGCGGACGCCCCCGAGGGGCCTACGACCCTGCACGACGGCCGTCGCCATCGCGCGGTCGACCGCTCGTACGTCGGGCGATTCGCAGCCGCCTACGACCGTGAGTTCCAGGAGTGGGTGGACGGTCTTCGTGGTGTCGGCGACGGGTGGACGGGTGCATCGGCCTGGGATGGCCTGCTCACCGTCGCCCTGTGCGAGGCGGGCATCGCGGCGGCGCGCTCGGGTGCGCGCGCGGACGTCGTGGTCGAGCAGCGCCCCTCGATCTACGTGACGCTCCCCTGACGGCCCGCCGGCGCACCGCAGCCGGGTCGCAGCCGGGTCGTCGGCGGGCTCAGGCGCCGGGCGACACCGCCGCGACGGCGCGCTCGACGCCCCAGTCCCACGCCGCGTCCAGGTCGCCGCCCATCTGCAGCGAGTCGCTCAGGCGCATCGTGAGGTAGCCGTTCGCCCACGCGGTGAGAAAGCGCGCGGCGTCGAGCGCGTGCGCGGCGCCGACGAGGGCGGCCGTCGCGGCGAGCAGCGGGGCGAGACTGCGCTCGAGATCGTCCGGGGTGGGGCGCGGAACGCCCTCGGCGACGCCGAAGACGAGCCCGTAGCCCTGCGGATTGGCGAGCGCGAAGGTGCGCAGCGCATCCAGCTGGCGGCGGATGGAACGGGTCGCGTCGGCGGGGTCGGCCGCTGCCTCGACGCGGTCGTTGAGCTCGTCGACGGTCGCCGCGACGACGGCGGCGAGCAGGGCGCGTCGGTCGCGCACGTGCTTGTAGAGGCTCGGCGAGCGCACGCCGACGCGCTCGGCGACGGCGCTCATCGTGACGGCATCCGGTCCGCCGGATTCGAGCAGGGCCCGGGCGGCGGCGACGACCTGGTCGATGCCGGTCTTCGGCGGGGTCGGCATGGATGGGGCTCCTGTTCGTCGCTGTCACGGTATCCGTGCGGGGTATCCGTGCTTGACGGATGTCTGATAGCTAATTATCTTAGCCATCATGCAGCTCGCACCGGGACTCCACCGCATCGGCAACGACATCGTCGCCGCCCACCTCCTCGTCGCCGCCGAGGGCATCACGCTCGTCGACGCCGC encodes:
- a CDS encoding Gfo/Idh/MocA family protein: MTITATEARPRTLRVALIGGGLMARSHSFAYNSLPSLFPELGVVPELSILADVDDERARAAAAQLGFARFTSDWREAVTADDIDVVDIVTPNSLHFDIAMAAIAAGKHVYCEKPLAITVDEARRMRDAARVAGVRTIVGFSYLGGPGIQLAKQFVDDGTLGDIWQIKSHFFADGNADPSLPRTWHYERAKAGLGSLGDLGSHVISLVEFLGGPVDEVFGELATVVPERPRAVGALSYGSKAEEGAPLDPVENDDIATVVARLSGGARALIETSRVANGHSFDLALEIVGSKGSLRFSQQDSYAVDLFLRGEQAQRFTGTTAITMGPQHGDYAAYWPFGGVTLGLHEQKAIEVRNLFRAIVEGHEAYPSFEQGASVVEVLDAAQRSSDERVWVDVAR
- a CDS encoding sugar phosphate isomerase/epimerase family protein, giving the protein MKLTIDPLPFRHLPIPEMVRTVAELGYEYIEFSQRDDFFPFYLYPRANDDLVQTLKRSLKETGVQIASVLPILRWSSPDEDQRQAAVRSWLRSIDITVELGVDQMNSEFSGRPEQSERSEGQFLKSMEVILPRLEKEGIKLNIEPHPDDFIEDGIEAIRFIRGLNSKNVGFLYCVPHTFYQGHDIAEIVRYAGKDLKHLHLADSFDYRASGGRRYLLNPAETNATVHQHLPYGQGEVDLDAFFAALKEVEFDGIATVAVFSQEEKAHENAVWMRHESIRRLGIAA
- a CDS encoding substrate-binding domain-containing protein; this translates as MVVSLTRRPSRRRRALLAAVPVIAGLTVAALAGCTSGGAGTATGTTDDDAKGVNIVIIGGASDDAFFSSIKRGVDDAKKVVESHGGKVTYLALKDYNNIGPDAAQLVKNALGQKPSLIAVPDWVPEAENPAIKSVVDAGIPVILYNAGGYEEAEKVGALTYIGTDEYLAGVAGGEALGKAGVKKNVCVNTVPGAQNLEDRCRGVADGLKKSGGESTQLSLAGSSYGNQTAVSQAIKAALQKDSDVDGLATVGGSDAAAALDALKQSGVGDKVKYVHFNVDSKILDAVKSGVAYATIDQQPYLQGFYAVSAGFQYVTYGLDTPTKPILTGPLVVDKDNVDKAVSGAKAGVR
- a CDS encoding Gfo/Idh/MocA family protein, whose protein sequence is MKSREHIRIAVIGAGTMGLDHIRRLTRSTRGAEVVAVIEPDAGRGAVGVESSEGSAVWHPDLTSAIADGGIDAAVVASPGAFHEAALHELLDAGLPTLCEKPLTLDAVSARRVVDHEIAIGRRLISVGFHRRFDDGYRALRSVARAAAFGDLLLLHCRHRNPDLPPGWDDALLIEDAAAHEMDIVAWLAGEPVVSVEVRRGKSSRHARDGVSDPIMLLLRTESGVLADVEINMSSQAAYQVATEAVFEAGSVVADAPEGPTTLHDGRRHRAVDRSYVGRFAAAYDREFQEWVDGLRGVGDGWTGASAWDGLLTVALCEAGIAAARSGARADVVVEQRPSIYVTLP
- a CDS encoding TetR/AcrR family transcriptional regulator, with translation MPTPPKTGIDQVVAAARALLESGGPDAVTMSAVAERVGVRSPSLYKHVRDRRALLAAVVAATVDELNDRVEAAADPADATRSIRRQLDALRTFALANPQGYGLVFGVAEGVPRPTPDDLERSLAPLLAATAALVGAAHALDAARFLTAWANGYLTMRLSDSLQMGGDLDAAWDWGVERAVAAVSPGA